A region of Plantactinospora sp. BC1 DNA encodes the following proteins:
- a CDS encoding acetyl-CoA carboxylase biotin carboxylase subunit family protein has protein sequence MRLYLTALNPTDSVLDGFLPAAARLGLPVTVLTDQPAAWPTSTERRSGAEVVGADVRDVRGVLDAVHRGEPPVALLSNSDHLQTPTALAAAYLGLPGKDWRATLRSKDKRLTRRTVADARLDRVAAVALGPQDAAEQAATVPFPAVVKPREGVASEDVYLVDGLPELRRRVAEIRARRPGQDLLVEEYLTGDLYTLETLGDGTRTAVLGGWRTSLGPPPTFTEEAVDWAPDLPAPVLAQVLAQLDALGVGFGACHTEFVVADGRARLVEVNYRLIGDRVDLVMAELLDLPLFAYVIQLHAGDPLPALPDPVTLDRYARVEWVCADRSGRLVAAPGPVDATGPAGVLLGCRPLRTVGTTAPLTGTNRDYLAALHAIGPDPESVREALRDFRAAHRWKIEA, from the coding sequence GTGCGGCTCTACCTGACCGCGCTCAACCCGACCGACTCGGTACTCGACGGCTTCCTGCCGGCGGCCGCCCGGCTCGGGCTGCCGGTGACGGTCCTGACCGACCAGCCCGCCGCCTGGCCGACGAGTACCGAGCGGCGGTCCGGGGCGGAGGTGGTCGGCGCGGACGTCCGCGACGTGCGGGGCGTACTCGACGCGGTGCACCGGGGCGAGCCGCCGGTCGCGCTGCTCTCCAACAGCGACCACCTACAGACCCCCACCGCGCTCGCCGCCGCATACCTCGGACTGCCCGGCAAGGACTGGCGGGCGACGTTGCGGAGCAAGGACAAGCGGCTGACCCGGCGTACCGTCGCCGACGCGCGCCTGGACCGGGTGGCCGCGGTGGCGCTCGGCCCGCAGGACGCTGCGGAGCAGGCCGCCACCGTGCCCTTCCCGGCGGTGGTGAAGCCCCGGGAGGGTGTGGCCAGCGAGGACGTCTACCTGGTCGACGGTCTGCCCGAGCTGCGCCGCCGGGTCGCCGAGATCCGCGCCCGCCGCCCCGGCCAGGACCTGCTGGTCGAGGAGTACCTGACCGGCGACCTGTACACCCTGGAGACCCTCGGCGACGGCACCCGCACCGCCGTGCTCGGCGGCTGGCGGACCAGCCTCGGGCCGCCGCCGACCTTCACCGAGGAGGCCGTCGACTGGGCCCCGGACCTGCCGGCGCCGGTACTGGCCCAGGTGCTCGCCCAGCTCGACGCGCTCGGCGTCGGCTTCGGCGCCTGCCACACCGAGTTCGTCGTCGCCGACGGCCGGGCCCGGCTCGTCGAGGTCAACTACCGGCTGATCGGCGACCGGGTCGACCTGGTGATGGCGGAACTGCTCGACCTGCCGCTCTTCGCGTACGTCATCCAGCTGCACGCCGGTGACCCGCTGCCGGCGCTGCCCGACCCGGTGACGCTGGACCGGTACGCCCGGGTGGAGTGGGTCTGCGCCGACCGCTCCGGGCGCCTGGTCGCCGCGCCGGGCCCGGTGGACGCGACCGGGCCGGCCGGGGTCCTGCTCGGCTGCCGTCCACTCCGGACTGTCGGGACGACCGCGCCGCTGACCGGCACGAACCGGGACTACCTGGCCGCGCTGCACGCGATCGGCCCCGATCCGGAGTCGGTGCGCGAGGCGCTGCGTGACTTCCGGGCGGCCCACCGTTGGAAGATCGAAGCATGA
- a CDS encoding IucA/IucC family protein yields MTGAGADAAERQLFQRVLDALLREDHLGLTGNGYRSGHWWLTRIPGARLRLPVRPDGFQHDLRTARPELVALPDAEPTGVAALPDGEPPETVALPDAEPPQTVALPDGEPATGRVVRRLDELLDLLAPVDDPDAEAGWEAFRAECRDDLVARRLAAETRSRVHADLLAARAVTPDGMAGALLDDVLAARTDHPVYPTSRARIGLDRGALLGYAPEHAPTFALRWLPVTRAELTLSGTLPHWWPPSGEPETVLLPVHPVTADRLQLPVRADVPEVLVRPTLSTRTVALLADPYTHLKLPLATATLGARNIRTIAPGTLVDGAELHRLLARIAAAEPAFAGRILHADEGCYGHAGDPVRSFLVRRFPTAELAGRVVVPAAALAAEDPAGGTVAQRVGGPDPRPLLESYLDLLVDWHVFLWLRHGIALEAHQQNIHLVLDPPGAAVQGSPGLRLLYKDNDGARLARRAGPGLRDERMWVADPGELADVFTTITLHLAATAPLRSLAERGVPVPAPGPALRHRLRAARDRWTAARDRWTAAPARTPPDGPAGWDTAAAGRLLTERVLTADRLPVKAMLTAGTLLPKQRTGCADINKYYLRTGPNYLRSDR; encoded by the coding sequence GTGACCGGGGCCGGCGCCGACGCCGCCGAGCGGCAGCTCTTCCAGCGGGTACTGGACGCGCTGCTCCGGGAGGACCACCTCGGCCTGACCGGCAACGGGTACCGCAGCGGGCACTGGTGGCTGACCCGGATCCCCGGCGCCCGGCTGCGGCTCCCGGTCCGGCCCGACGGCTTCCAGCACGACCTGCGCACCGCCCGCCCCGAACTCGTGGCACTCCCCGACGCCGAGCCGACGGGGGTCGCGGCGCTGCCCGACGGCGAGCCGCCGGAGACCGTGGCGCTGCCGGACGCCGAGCCGCCGCAGACCGTGGCGCTGCCGGACGGTGAGCCGGCCACGGGGCGGGTGGTGCGGCGCCTCGACGAGTTGCTGGATCTTCTCGCCCCGGTGGACGATCCGGACGCCGAGGCGGGCTGGGAGGCGTTCCGGGCCGAATGCCGGGACGATCTCGTCGCCCGCCGGCTCGCCGCCGAGACCCGCTCCCGGGTGCACGCCGATCTGCTCGCCGCCCGCGCCGTGACCCCGGACGGGATGGCCGGGGCGCTGCTCGACGACGTACTGGCGGCCCGGACCGATCATCCCGTCTATCCGACCAGCCGGGCCCGGATCGGCCTGGACCGCGGCGCCCTGCTCGGGTACGCCCCGGAGCACGCCCCGACCTTCGCGCTGCGCTGGCTGCCGGTGACCCGCGCCGAGCTGACCCTCAGCGGCACGCTGCCGCACTGGTGGCCGCCGTCCGGTGAGCCGGAGACCGTACTGCTGCCGGTGCATCCGGTCACCGCCGACCGGCTCCAGTTGCCGGTCCGCGCCGACGTGCCCGAGGTGCTCGTCCGGCCGACCCTGTCGACCCGGACGGTGGCGCTGCTCGCCGACCCGTACACGCATCTGAAGCTGCCGCTGGCCACGGCGACGCTCGGGGCCCGGAACATCCGTACCATCGCACCGGGCACCCTGGTCGACGGCGCGGAACTGCACCGGCTGCTGGCCCGGATCGCCGCCGCCGAGCCGGCGTTCGCCGGGCGGATCCTGCACGCCGACGAGGGCTGCTACGGCCATGCCGGCGACCCGGTCCGGTCCTTCCTGGTCCGCCGCTTCCCGACCGCCGAGCTGGCCGGGCGGGTCGTGGTACCGGCCGCCGCGCTGGCCGCCGAGGACCCGGCCGGCGGTACGGTCGCGCAGCGGGTGGGTGGGCCGGACCCGCGCCCGCTGCTGGAGTCCTATCTGGACCTGCTGGTCGACTGGCACGTCTTCCTGTGGCTGCGGCACGGCATCGCGCTGGAGGCGCACCAGCAGAACATCCACCTCGTCCTCGACCCGCCCGGTGCCGCCGTCCAGGGCAGCCCCGGCCTCCGGCTGCTCTACAAGGACAACGACGGCGCCCGGCTGGCCCGGCGCGCCGGGCCCGGGCTGCGGGACGAGCGGATGTGGGTGGCGGATCCCGGCGAGCTGGCCGACGTCTTCACCACGATCACCCTGCACCTGGCCGCGACCGCGCCGCTGCGCTCCCTGGCCGAGCGGGGCGTGCCGGTGCCGGCTCCCGGCCCGGCGCTGCGGCACCGGCTGCGCGCCGCCCGGGACCGCTGGACCGCCGCCCGGGACCGCTGGACCGCCGCCCCGGCCCGCACGCCCCCGGACGGCCCGGCCGGCTGGGACACCGCCGCCGCCGGACGGCTGCTCACCGAGCGCGTCCTGACCGCCGACCGGCTGCCGGTCAAGGCGATGCTCACCGCCGGAACGCTGCTGCCGAAGCAGCGCACCGGCTGTGCCGACATCAACAAGTACTACCTGCGTACCGGCCCCAACTACCTGCGGTCCGATCGGTGA
- a CDS encoding IucA/IucC family siderophore biosynthesis protein, producing MTAAVSRRTADVASTHTLLGCVAREVAGPERQTTLADGHAVVRLPRSAVLLRCAVARVSEVGAHRYEGPVQRFSAGAWSPVDAAGLAALVADELTLRTGVRNDEFTGQVVASRDALDRVLRLRPPTDPDPTGDPVVDSYVDSEQSLVHGHPRHPAPKWRSGDVEAWNAYAPELRTSLRLRWIAVPEALLGSEGPFDELIGALDPPVPPAGHAVLPVHPWQYELSGPLDPRLRDLGTAGAVLRPTASVRTLYAPRADLFVKTSLHIRITNCVRKNARYELTGAVALTRLLAELPLPAGVALLPEPAYRTVELPGLDETYGVILRGGLRPHLAEGETPLIAAALAAAPLAVPDPVGWWDAYVRLLVPAVLELWWRHGVVHEAHLQNVVVVLDADRWPVRMLLRDLEGVKLDTERRADWLAHLPAPIGYDPEQAFNRVSYCLFVNHLVELAGALADAHPGVEARLWAALREVVRETSSRLGDPPRLRALLSGVPLPVKANLLVRWQRAADRNAGYLPFPNPIGERW from the coding sequence ATGACCGCCGCTGTGTCCCGGCGTACCGCCGACGTCGCCAGCACGCACACGCTGCTCGGCTGCGTCGCCCGGGAGGTCGCCGGCCCGGAACGGCAGACGACGCTGGCCGACGGGCACGCCGTGGTACGGCTGCCGCGCAGCGCCGTACTGCTGCGCTGTGCGGTGGCCCGGGTCTCCGAGGTGGGGGCGCACCGCTACGAGGGTCCGGTGCAGCGGTTCTCCGCCGGTGCCTGGTCACCGGTTGACGCGGCCGGGCTCGCCGCCCTGGTCGCCGACGAGCTGACCCTGCGCACGGGGGTACGCAACGACGAGTTCACCGGGCAGGTGGTGGCGAGCCGGGACGCGCTGGACCGGGTACTCCGGCTGCGCCCGCCCACCGACCCGGACCCGACCGGCGACCCGGTCGTCGACTCCTATGTGGACTCTGAGCAGTCACTTGTGCACGGTCATCCCCGGCACCCGGCCCCGAAGTGGCGCAGCGGCGACGTCGAGGCGTGGAACGCGTACGCCCCCGAACTGCGCACCAGCCTGCGGCTGCGCTGGATCGCCGTACCGGAGGCACTGCTCGGCTCGGAGGGACCCTTCGACGAGCTGATCGGGGCACTCGATCCGCCGGTACCGCCGGCCGGGCACGCCGTACTGCCGGTGCACCCCTGGCAGTACGAGCTCTCCGGGCCGCTCGACCCCCGGCTGCGCGACCTCGGCACCGCCGGTGCGGTACTCCGCCCGACCGCCAGCGTCCGGACCCTCTACGCGCCCCGGGCCGACCTCTTCGTCAAGACCAGCCTGCACATCCGGATCACCAACTGCGTACGCAAGAACGCCCGCTACGAGTTGACCGGTGCGGTGGCGCTGACCCGGCTCCTCGCCGAGCTGCCCCTGCCGGCCGGGGTGGCGCTGCTGCCCGAGCCGGCGTACCGGACGGTGGAGCTGCCGGGGCTGGACGAGACGTACGGGGTGATCCTGCGCGGCGGGTTGCGCCCGCACCTGGCCGAGGGCGAGACCCCGCTGATCGCCGCCGCCCTGGCCGCCGCCCCGCTGGCGGTGCCCGATCCGGTCGGCTGGTGGGACGCGTACGTCCGGCTGCTCGTCCCGGCCGTGCTCGAACTCTGGTGGCGGCACGGGGTGGTGCACGAGGCCCACCTGCAGAATGTGGTGGTGGTGCTGGACGCCGACCGGTGGCCGGTGCGGATGCTGTTGCGCGACCTGGAGGGCGTCAAGCTCGACACCGAACGCCGGGCCGACTGGCTCGCACACCTGCCGGCCCCGATCGGATACGACCCCGAGCAGGCGTTCAACCGGGTCAGCTACTGCCTCTTCGTCAACCACCTGGTGGAGCTGGCCGGTGCGCTGGCCGACGCGCACCCCGGGGTCGAGGCGCGGCTCTGGGCGGCGCTGCGCGAGGTGGTCCGGGAGACCTCCAGCCGGCTCGGCGACCCGCCCCGGCTGCGTGCCCTGCTGTCCGGGGTTCCGCTGCCGGTCAAGGCCAACCTGCTGGTGCGCTGGCAGCGCGCCGCCGACCGGAACGCCGGCTACCTGCCGTTCCCCAACCCCATCGGAGAGCGCTGGTGA